The nucleotide sequence TTCTTTCTGTTGTTTTCCCACTCTTTAATATCATATCTGCATCGTCCACCATTAGCAGTTTAGGCTTTATTCTAACGAATTCGTCAATATTCTTATTTATAGAATGAAACGTGACTACGTTTACTTTGTCCTCCTCAGGCTTATTACAACTTACTAAATGACCTATTTTCTTTAGTTTTTCGCATATTTGATCTCTTAGAGATTTTGTTGGTACCACAAATAGAGAAGTTGTGTGACTATATACAGAATATACTATAAGTGTAGTTGTCTTTCCCACACCTGTAGGAGCTGATAGGGAGAAACTTTCTCCTCTTACCAATTTGTTTAACCAATATCTCTGGAGAGACCATGGCTCTCCTCCTACAATTTTCTTAAAGAGTCTCAATATATCATCATACATTTCCAGATCCATGTAGAGCTCAGAGTAGCCTTTCAATGTAGAGTATTTAACAAGTAAATCATAAATAGTCCGGATATCTAATTTCTCCACAGCTCCAGGAAGGCAGGTCTCGCAAGGAATACCTGCATGAAGTCTATCAACGGATATTGAGCCATTACAGTTAGGGCAACCAAATAGGTAGTTCACTTTTAGCATTCTAGCATTTCCGTTAGATAGTATGATCTTATAAATATGAGGACTAAATGTTACTTTTGACTACATAAGCGGTAACTCGATTTAGAATAATTCGGTTTGTTATATATTTTGATATATGAAAACATTATATAATTGAAGCCTTTCAGACTATAATTATTAGTATAACGCTCTTTGCTACTAATATAGAACTAACAATATTAATTTTAATATTCTCATTTTAATGTTGACGAACTATAAAAATCACTCTTGTAAATGCGTATAAGCTAGATAACTTTATTATCCTATTTACCTTCTGATAATGCGATAGGTGGTTTAAGTGAGTTCAGGCGCAACCCCAAGCAATGTAGTATTGGTAGGTAAAAAACCTGTAATGAACTATGTATTAGCAGCCCTAACTCTACTAAATCAGGGTGTAAGTGAGATAACAATAAAAGCTAGAGGTAGAGCAATAAGCAAAGCAGTTGACACTGTAGAAATAGTGAGGAACAGATTCTTACCAGACAAAATAGAGGTAAAAGAGATTAGAATAGGAAGCCAAGTTGTAACCAGCCAGGACGGAAGGCAGTCTAGAGTTTCCACAATAGAAATAGGAATAAGAAAAAAGGCATAAAAAGATAGTTAAGGTTTTTATGAACCCTTTTCTTGTTATGAATAACTTAAAAGTGTTAGATTAGTAACATAATATTGAGAAGTAATGTCTTCAAATCAACCTTCATATAAGGTAGAATTTGAAGGTAAAGCTAAGATTGGAGAAGTTTTAGGAAATTTAGTTTCTGTACAGTTAAAACCAGAAGACTTTGCTAGCCCTCTTTCACTACAAATGGCTATTTCCAGATTATATAACGACTTAATGCAATCATTATCTCAAGGTCCAAAGAAGCATTATGTGGCTGAAGTAAGATTCAATGACTCCATGGGAAATCCTGTTAATGTAGGAGTGGACTTTGGACAAAATATACCACCACTAAGTAGAAAGGAAGTGAAAGTGAAGATAACTATTGAGTTTTATGATGAAGAGTAGCTCTTCTCCTAATGTAACTTACTGATATTTCTAAAAGATATTCCTCCATGGATAACAATCTATATTCAGTCTCATTTAATTTTATTACAAGACCAACTTTGGTTAAATATCTGATCACATTTATTGAAACCTTCTTTGAGAAATATGGTGAAAGGACTTGTATAGCTTCACCTATATTGAATTTTTCAGTTTCAAATTTCTTATAAAGTAGAAAATATATTATTATTTCCCTTTTCTTTAGCCATCTCATAATCAACAGCCTAGTTAATCATCATTTCTCAGACCTTACGAGACCTATCACTACATTTTTAGATTAGGTAATAAGAGTTAATATATGTTAATATGCCATATGTTGATGTTGGAGCTAAAATTTGTAGACCAACTGAGTATCAAAAAGTAGAAAAAGGAGATATCATACTAGTATATCCTGCAACGCTAAAGATAAACAAACAGTTAATACAATTTCCGCCTTTATCTGTAGTATCAGAAAATTGTGAGAATTTTATTGAAAGCCCAAATTGGGTAGATGGATATATAGTTAAAGGGAATGAACGTATTGAATTTTTAGAAGGAAGAGACTTAATAAAAGGAGAAATCAAAGTCCATGAAAACTTACTTACAGCTTTCACTTTAAAGAAATTACTACCTAAACAGCTAGAGATAAAAATCCTTAAAATTAAGGTTAAAGCACAGCCCATAATCTCAGTTCAGGATGTTCCGTTAGTGTACTTAGCTGGAAATTTAGTTATCATACCAAGTATGGACTATAAGAAGTATTTGGAATTGTTCGCGTATTCTTTATATTATTATATATCATCGTCTTCAGCTGACGACAGAAACATATCCATTTGAGTCTCCTTACGCTTTAATGCCTGATATTCTTCTGCAGTACCCCTAACCATTATTTCATAAAGCCTTGCCTTTTTATCAACACCGGGTCTTAATAATCTACCTAATCTTTGAATAAACTGCCTTCTTGACCCAGTTCCAGTAACTATTATACCTACATTTGCATCAGGTATATCTAGTCCTTCGTCACCTACAGTGGTCAACACTAAGACTCCGCTCTTCATACTCTTAAAAATGTTAAGTATTCTTTCTCTTTCGCTCTTAGAAATTTTTCCTGTTATCAAAAGACCATTAATAGTCCTAGCAATTTCTTCAGCCTGATCTACATATTGCGTAAATATTAAAATCTTATTACCTTTCTCCTTCTCTACAATTCTCTTCACGGCGTCTATTTTCTGTTTAGCAAGATTTACGAGTTTACGCATATCGTTATATATCTTTAAGGCTTCTATAGCGTCACTATCACCCTTTTTTGCCAACATAAGCAGTTCTGAGACTTTTCTTGATCTAGAATATTTTTTAAATTTATTTAGTAGCTCGTTGTACATCATTCTTTCATCAATCGATAGTTGAACCTTCTCCTGGACAACTTCATATGGAGCTAAATAACCCTTCTCGATTAATTCCTGAGGAGATTTAAAGTAAATTAATCCGCCCATAAATTTAAAAAGTTCTTCGTGCTTTCCGTCATCTCTATAGGGGGTAGCTGATAAACCTAGTCTCTTGGTAGCTATAGAGTTAAGGGCAATTCTTTTAAATTTTTCAGCAGGCAAATGATGAGCCTCATCGATAACCAGAACATCGAATTTGTATGAAAGTTCTTGAATATGCCTATATGCAGTCTGGTAAGTTGATACTGTTATAGGTTTAATCTCTTTTTTCTCGGAGTAGTATAATCCAATCTTGCGTTTTTCTATATTAGTGAATCTTATGAAAGCATCTCTCCACTGTAGCATCTGCTCCTTAGTGTATGTCACTATTAGTGTAGATTGCTTAACAGCACATGCCGCACTTATACCAATTAAGGTTTTCCCTGCACCTGTGGGGAGAGCTATTACACCTGACCCCTTTTCTAACCATTTTGACAGTGCTTCTTTTTGGTACTCTCTTAATTCACCTTTAAACTCTATATCTAAAACATCGAATTGTAAATCTAATGGCTTAACTATCAATCCATTCTCTTCAAATCGTGATTTTAAGAAAACATAATAGTAAGGGAACGTTATGAAGATCTTTCTCGTCTTATCATATTTAATAATCTTTTGCTCATAATAGTCTTTGATTAATTCCATTAAATATACATGTGGTTTAATTATAAGTCCTTCAGAGTTTAATTCAAATTCTACGTCATAAGAAGGCAAGTATTTTTTGAGGCTTTCGAACTCCTCCTCTGAAAATTCAACTCCAATTTCTTCTAGTATATTCTTTATATCAATAATCGAATTCCATTTTTTCTAGCACGATCCACATCTATTACAAAAATTGACCCATTATCGGGATCTCTACCTAAAAATCTGCAAAATGTCAAGAGTTTTTTAAACGTTTCATTATCTATCCATTGTTGAATGTAAAAAGTCTTCAAGGTCATCCTTTATCACTTCTACATAAATTACTTCAAGACCGTCACAATACTTTTTTATAAACTCATTGAAATTTAAGATTTGGTAGATAAAATAGGTATTATCTCCTCTATTGAATAAACAACATAACTTTAGATTTTCATCTTTAATTTCATTTTTAATGTATAAAAAGGTATAAATAATCTCGTCGTTAAAAGGATCTACGTAAAAAATAATTCCATAGCCATTAGACAAAGTCATACCTAGAATATCTTTTCCTAACTCCTCAGCTTCAGATAAACCTAATAATAAAGCCTCTTTAAAACCCTTTATACTAACCTCTGATAAAAGCTCCCTTAGTTTCACAATTATTAACTATTTTATACCTTTGACTTATATGCTTAATTGAGATGACTTACATACTTGTTCTAACCACCACAAATACCATGGAGTCTGCTAACAAAATTGCAAAAACTTTAGTCGATGAGAGGGTAGCTGCTTGCGTAAATATATTTCCTTATATTAAATCTTATTATGTATGGGAAGGAAAGACTACCGTAGATGACGAGATTTTACTCTTAATTAAGAGCCATAATAGCATGACACAAAAGTTAATACAAAGAATTAAGGAACTTCATCCTTACAAGATACCAGAAATTATAATAATTAATTTTAATGAAGGGTTTGACAAATATTTAGATTGGATCAAAGAGAGCGTGACATTAGATGAAAATAAAGATTGATGAGAGTTATTTAAGTAAATTGGAGCAGTTAGCTCTTATTAGACTTAAAAATGAAGAAAAGGATAAAATTTCAAATGATTTACAGAGGATTATAGACTTCTTTGAAAAAATTAATGAGTTAGAATTAAAAGATGTAGAGCCTTTATTCCACCCTATTTCAAGCGGAAAATTAAGAAAGGACGAGCCTTTGAAACCGTTAAACAGAGATGAAGCTTTACAGAACGTAAAAAGAAAGGAAAACGGATACATAGTCGGACCAAGAACTTACGGTGAGTAACTTGATTGAAGATGTAGTGGAAAGCCTAAAAAACGGAAATTTGACTCCTGAGGACTACGTAGAAAAAACGTACGAAAAAATAGAAAGAGTTGAAAAGCTAATACACAGCTTTATAACAATAAGAAATAAGCAGGAAATAATAGATGAAGTAAAGAAAAATATTAGTAATAAACACGGAAAATTAGCAGGAGTATTGATCGCGATCAAAGATAACATTTCTACTTTAGGAATCAGAACCACATGTGCTTCTAGGATATTAGAGGACTATATTCCACCTTATGACGCGACCGTTGTAGAGAAACTCAAAAGCGAGGGTGCAGTAATAATAGGAAAGACCAATATGGACGAGTTTGCAATGGGATCGACCACCGAAACAAGTTATTTTGGTCCCACAAAAAATCCATGGGATCTGG is from Sulfolobus acidocaldarius DSM 639 and encodes:
- the cutA gene encoding divalent-cation tolerance protein CutA, translating into MTYILVLTTTNTMESANKIAKTLVDERVAACVNIFPYIKSYYVWEGKTTVDDEILLLIKSHNSMTQKLIQRIKELHPYKIPEIIIINFNEGFDKYLDWIKESVTLDENKD
- a CDS encoding DEAD/DEAH box helicase, coding for MELIKDYYEQKIIKYDKTRKIFITFPYYYVFLKSRFEENGLIVKPLDLQFDVLDIEFKGELREYQKEALSKWLEKGSGVIALPTGAGKTLIGISAACAVKQSTLIVTYTKEQMLQWRDAFIRFTNIEKRKIGLYYSEKKEIKPITVSTYQTAYRHIQELSYKFDVLVIDEAHHLPAEKFKRIALNSIATKRLGLSATPYRDDGKHEELFKFMGGLIYFKSPQELIEKGYLAPYEVVQEKVQLSIDERMMYNELLNKFKKYSRSRKVSELLMLAKKGDSDAIEALKIYNDMRKLVNLAKQKIDAVKRIVEKEKGNKILIFTQYVDQAEEIARTINGLLITGKISKSERERILNIFKSMKSGVLVLTTVGDEGLDIPDANVGIIVTGTGSRRQFIQRLGRLLRPGVDKKARLYEIMVRGTAEEYQALKRKETQMDMFLSSAEDDDI
- the albA gene encoding DNA-binding protein Alba, with translation MSSGATPSNVVLVGKKPVMNYVLAALTLLNQGVSEITIKARGRAISKAVDTVEIVRNRFLPDKIEVKEIRIGSQVVTSQDGRQSRVSTIEIGIRKKA
- the gatC gene encoding Asp-tRNA(Asn) amidotransferase subunit GatC, with translation MKIKIDESYLSKLEQLALIRLKNEEKDKISNDLQRIIDFFEKINELELKDVEPLFHPISSGKLRKDEPLKPLNRDEALQNVKRKENGYIVGPRTYGE